taaatttggaaggATTAGGGGAATAATAAAATATTGTTGTTGGAGTTGAAGATTGTCCTGGTCTCACATTTGAAGATTAGGCTATCTGCGGTATCAATCTCTTTTGCTGGTATCCTagtaccatatatatatatatatactagagGTACTTGAGCTGTGCAACGCACAGCTTGGGCCCCTTAGAAATTTAGTCAaacaaataacatcaaattattTTGGCACATGATAAATCAATAGAAATATAGGAGAAAATTGGGcctcaaaacaattaaaattaacaaatgttatttgaactctcatttttgttaatcacattttcactattatttttatcatatagtttttatttattgtaggaatacaattaataaaatatggagtataaataaaatttccctcaaaatttGTTGTGAAGAGAAATTCCATCTATGAAGTTAATACCTCTATTTATTGTGATTTGAATAAAGAATTTTGAACTATTATTATGATAATAcccaaaaaagagagaaaatcaaTACACTACAAGTGCATTGCTGTATTAATTAGCAGCATAGTCTTAGTTGTAACTAAATCAAAAGCAGTCATAATGCTTCCAGTATTTTAATAATGAGAAAAAGTTTAGAAAGCCACTAAGACATGTCACAATCTTCAACATCAATATAACTTACTCTAAAGtttcacatttttctttctttatttatttaaatccCGTTTAAAGGTGACAACATTATCCTGTAGCTCCAGAATATAAATAGTAAGGTtagataaaaaatatgaattgcTACGTTTCCATATCTACATATACAAATTAGAATTGAaccattttttttgttgcaaaaaCATCTtcctaatcaaaattgaattttctaacaatttttaattgTGACTTCTACCACCAACTACAATTTTTATATGCCAACCCAATTGATACTACAGAACCTgaataattaaaaaacaaacaaaaattaacgttagtttaaatatatacaaaatcttaTAGAACACAGAAGTAGAAGAATGCCTAACTAGATTTATCTTGGTGGAAGCATCACATGatatatcttttctctttaaaaaatacacaaaattgtagataattacaaaatgtaaccaaaaaacaaagaaaaagaaaaaaaaatgtgaattaagaaatcaaattgtgggaggagaaaagaaaagaaagaattattGTTCTATTCTTCATAGAAAATgatcattggtataaaatgaattttaagatCTTTTTACATATTTTAATAGTTCACCTTTTATCCATGAAAAATACCAAATAATAGCATCATCCTATAAATTTAACAAACAAATGCCAGTTGACTATAACATTATGATCGAAGAATAGAGCAAATATGAGAGATTAGacatgaagaaaaaaaaggaagaaaagaaaatgtaaaatgggataaaaaaataataaaaagttctCTTTGTTAAGTAGCTCATCATCtcgacgaaaaaaaaaaagaatatggcAACAATTTTAGTTagattagttttaaaaaataaaaaataacagcACTTGccgcaagaagaagaagaagcgaCACAGTTGATTTTTTGaaggagaaaaaatattttaattattttggcccaattgaatcaaaaaaggaaaggaaaaatttATCTAAAATGACCAAGAATCCACTTGTCAAAAATATGTGCAATACATGTGTCAAAAAGATGGAGTGCTATAGTAACTTGGCTTTTTTCTTATATAATaggtagatatatatatatatataattttttttgagtcGAATCATCATATTTTTgtattatttagaaaattagaaTAAGAAAATCGTTAAAGATGTAAATCAAATATGCTTTCATGTGTGTCATTGACAACTGCAACTTCTGTCGTTAGTGCTTCAGAAATAGCCTttaaaaaatgcagaaaagaaaCGTTAAAAGTAAATGACTGATAAGTTGATCAATTACATGCGCCCAGAGGAGGAAGAGGGAGAGAGGGAAAGGAAGgaaagagaaaggagagagagagaggaaaaaaataagAGCTGATGCGAGAGagagggaagaaagaaagacgggaagaagaaaaaaaaaaaaaagaggagtccGGTGCCAGCTAATGATGGAGATGGTGGTAGACTGAGGCGtgaggaggaaaaagaagaaaagagggcAAAAAATTTTTTGTGTGTACATGAGTATTTGAGATatgtatttaaaaaattttgaagaattttttaaaattactaGACAAAAAAAACTTATAGTCAAAAAACTTGCCTTTCAAACAGACGCCTAGTTCTGTATAGTTTTCATCGTGTAAATGCACAGTGCATTTGATGGGTAGGTAGTCTCTTTGTTACTGTATAAAAGCATACCAGTCTCTATCAATAAAAATTTATAAGTTTACATAAAAAAGCATACTTTGTAATtactttgtttatggttggTGGAACTCAAACTCAAATTCACTAGTTAATCAGCACAGACTCGAGTGCTCTTCCCTAACCAAGGCCCCATTTGGTAAGTAaattttttggatgtttgtttaaaactttactgtaacttactatagcagtttttaaaaaaaattttgaaatgtatacattttttaatattataaagtgtatagcttaaaaattttgaaaagtcttttgaggttactgtaattaaagtttttaaaaaacttgtaacagacaaatttaacaaaaaacTTATCTTCCAAACAAGGCCCAAGTACGAAGCAAGTTATTAATTTACTTATGTTTTTATTACTCGTATTTGGTACATACTCATATAGTTTTATTATGCAtaagaattttatttttgtgcACATTAAATCAATATATGAAAATAAATGCTTATGTGAGTGTATAGTACCATGGAGGAATTACATCAGTAGAATAGTACGAGACACGTCACTCCAAGGCAACCGAGTTGGTCTCACTAAAGGTTAGTACACCCGAGATGACACGTCACTCCAAGGCAATCGAGTTGGTCTCACTAAAGGTTAGTACATCCGAGATTCAGTGTCCGAGCCTTGtcataaaaatgagaaataatCCAACAATTGGAATAAGGGTTGAGGTCTGAAACGGacctttttttgaccaaaaaaaaaaagagaatagtACGAGACACAATTATTCCGCGGCACAATTGCAGCCATTTAAGTTCAACTGTGCAGGTCCCTACTCTCATGTCATTTTTCTCCTGGTGGGGCAAGGGATCTGTGGAGGCAATGCTTTTATCTGCTGGTACGTTTCTTATCCATTCATAGGGAAGTTCCTTGGTTCATCTCTTGCAGAAACATCTCATTGGAGAGGAGGGGTCGGCAAATATTCTTGACATTCAACTCCAACACCAGAGCTTTTCTAGCCTCctgaggtgaaattcttggtaTGATTGAAACACCAGATCTTCTGAGCATTTACTCTAGTTTTTCTGAATATCGTCCATTATATAATCCTCTATATTCTAAAATCCTATTGTTAATAAGTATTTGCCCTATTTGATGCGCTGAATTTCATCCGTAATTTAGTAAAATGCTTGTGGTGTAATAGCTGGAATATCTCAGACATCAAAATAAGAATATAGTTGTTGCTTCGTTATCGTTTGAGATAATCAAAGAGATGAAATCTCCCaagactgattttttttttttttttctgtttgttCCTCTGTATCCGAAAGTTTGCCTATTATGTATTCCATTACAGAAAAGAAGTTGGGCTATCCAAACCTTAACTTTTCTCGAACTTATTAGGTGGTCACAGTAATCCATACAAAGATTCTTACCTTTATAACATGCTACATAAGTTACCATGATGAACAACCACAAAACTGTgctgttttctttcatttttgtttctGTTTTGTCTCGAGGTTACGTTAGAGGACGCTTAGCCGTGGCTTTAAGCATTTTGAACCAGTACTTTAAATCCAAAAACTCTTGGCCTGTTGCGCATCTGCCGTCGCCGCATGTCTTCACCGTTGCCTTCGGTTATTTAGTTAGCTATTGAAGCCATATCTGTTAATCACGTGCATCTTCTTTTCATTCCCTAGTGCAGCGGTTTTTCTGAAGTAAACATGCAGCATAGTGAAGGACAAGACGTCTCAGAAGACATCTCCATCACCATGCAAAATGAGCTAGATGGTGTTATTGACTCAGAGTTAGAATGCAGCATCTTTAGAATACACAACCTACTGCGGAAGGTAAACGAGAGTGCTTATGAACCAGAGATCATAGCAATTGGACCATATCATCACAGAAAATCTGATCTCAAGAGCATGAAGGACCACAAGTTGCTGTACCTGAAATTACTTCTTCGTCAAAAAAATACTGACGTGAAAAAATGTGTTGAAGCAGTGGAGCCACTGGAGAGAGATGCACGAAAATACTATGCAGAGCCCATAGGCCCAGAACTCTCACGACAAGAATTTGTCAAAATGATGGTGTTAGATGGCTGTTTTATCATAAAATTATTACTTTACTTCGAAAGAATGGATTCGGTGGACAGAAATGATCCTATTTTCAAACAAGATTGGATTCTGAACAGTTTACAGCGCGATTTAATGTTATTGGAGAACCAGCTTCCTTTCTTCATTCTCTGCAAATTGTATGAAACACTTGAGCTTCCAAACGAAGAAGGCGGATTGATTAGTCTTGCCTTGAACTTTTTCATTGATCTTTTACCAGTTCAAGTGTCAGCAatcaaaaatggaaatgcaCTATACAACATCAGACATTTACTTGACGAGAACAGAAATCCACTGGATGACATCAGACATTTGCTTGACTTGATTCACAGATTTTGGTCGACGTCAAAACTCAAGCCTCAGAATGATGCGGAAAGGAGTACAGGAGGGCACGAGTCGATCCGTTTTTCCACACAATGTCATTTGCCTGACTTGATTCACAGATATTGGTCGACTCCAAAAGTCAAGCCTCAAAATGATATGAAAAGGAGCACAGAAGAGTCCGAGTTGATCCCTTGTTCCACACAACTTGCAGATGCTGGAATCGAGTTACTGAAAATCGACCAAGTAGACATATTTGACATACAATTTGACAATGGTTCACTGCAGATCCCAACATTGGTCATTGAAGACCGGACGGAATCTTTCCTCCGAAACCTCATTGCCTATGAGCAATATTCTGGGGGTGGGGGCTATGTGACAGACTATGTGACATTCTTGGGTTGCCTCATCAAGTCTAAAAAGGATGTAACAAAACTGTCCCACCATGGAATCATTCATAACCGTATTGGTGAGAATGAAGTCATCTCTCAAATGTTGAACAAAATGATTGTCTGCATAGTTGGGCCAAGTAGCAATTCCCATTACGCTGAGATATGCAGTAGAGTGAACATCCATTGCAGCAGACCTGTGAATCGATGGAGGGCTACGTTAAGGAGAAAATATTGCAACAGTCCTTGGGGAATAATTTCGATTATTGCTGCCTCTTCTCTGCTGATACTTACTTTGTTACAGACTACATTTACGATTTTATCTTGGAAGAGCCCTTACTTTGACAAATTAAGACCATCTGTTAGTTTGTCGAAGACTGTGTAACAAAACGTTTGAGTTTCTGTCCTGTTGCAACTCGCGAGCTTTGGATCAAGGACCATTGATTTTCAATGCTGTATATTGTATGGAACTTTGTTCTTGTTTTCCACTAAAACCTTTCTGCTTTACCTTGTCAACTCTCATCATGCCATGTTTATTCAAGAGTCAAATTCAAATCACTAATCATAAATCAAAATTTCTAAAGCATCTTGAATTTTCTGTGCAAAGTGTTCAATTTCTGGGC
This Coffea arabica cultivar ET-39 chromosome 3e, Coffea Arabica ET-39 HiFi, whole genome shotgun sequence DNA region includes the following protein-coding sequences:
- the LOC113736335 gene encoding UPF0481 protein At3g47200: MQHSEGQDVSEDISITMQNELDGVIDSELECSIFRIHNLLRKVNESAYEPEIIAIGPYHHRKSDLKSMKDHKLLYLKLLLRQKNTDVKKCVEAVEPLERDARKYYAEPIGPELSRQEFVKMMVLDGCFIIKLLLYFERMDSVDRNDPIFKQDWILNSLQRDLMLLENQLPFFILCKLYETLELPNEEGGLISLALNFFIDLLPVQVSAIKNGNALYNIRHLLDENRNPLDDIRHLLDLIHRFWSTSKLKPQNDAERSTGGHESIRFSTQCHLPDLIHRYWSTPKVKPQNDMKRSTEESELIPCSTQLADAGIELLKIDQVDIFDIQFDNGSLQIPTLVIEDRTESFLRNLIAYEQYSGGGGYVTDYVTFLGCLIKSKKDVTKLSHHGIIHNRIGENEVISQMLNKMIVCIVGPSSNSHYAEICSRVNIHCSRPVNRWRATLRRKYCNSPWGIISIIAASSLLILTLLQTTFTILSWKSPYFDKLRPSVSLSKTV